One Pyrococcus furiosus DSM 3638 genomic region harbors:
- a CDS encoding DUF2067 family protein gives MRAKKVIVLHVRDDIEKEEFMKEVQRLNLSAFIYIHGKLDSLKVNVQGTKEEIREAIRAIRDAHKRVRGRLYPDRKGLYTYYPEDIFREANANISLPILIKTLELLGERVEVKEDYIKSSMPWREIVELVRRLNEVLSQIALQTTRQIREVVAPVSVAYKIDPEELLDLLVDLGIAEYKEDKFKYELVKNKEQALKELLEYLEGDKDEDRSDKEGRESA, from the coding sequence ATGAGGGCCAAGAAAGTTATAGTGCTTCACGTGAGAGATGATATAGAGAAAGAAGAATTCATGAAAGAAGTTCAGAGGCTCAATCTCTCGGCATTCATTTACATACATGGAAAGTTAGACTCTCTAAAGGTTAATGTCCAAGGAACAAAAGAAGAAATTAGAGAGGCAATAAGGGCCATAAGAGATGCCCACAAGAGGGTTCGTGGGAGATTATACCCAGACAGGAAAGGATTGTACACATATTATCCCGAAGATATCTTCAGGGAAGCAAACGCGAATATTTCACTCCCAATCCTAATCAAAACTCTTGAGCTTCTAGGGGAGAGAGTGGAAGTAAAAGAAGATTACATAAAATCCTCAATGCCTTGGAGGGAGATAGTTGAGCTTGTAAGGAGATTGAATGAAGTGTTATCTCAAATAGCCCTACAGACAACTAGACAGATAAGGGAAGTTGTTGCTCCAGTATCTGTTGCATATAAAATTGACCCAGAAGAACTTCTAGACCTCCTTGTTGACCTGGGAATAGCAGAGTATAAGGAAGATAAGTTTAAATATGAACTTGTAAAGAACAAAGAGCAGGCGCTAAAGGAGTTGTTAGAGTATTTAGAGGGTGATAAGGATGAAGATAGAAGTGATAAAGAAGGAAGAGAATCTGCTTGA
- a CDS encoding cupin domain-containing protein, whose protein sequence is MYIGHVKDTPEKEVPNAEGTTIRWLISPKIGAKNFAMRYFVIKKGGEIPIHSHDWEHEIFVVKGEGYLTKDGKSWFKVVPGSYIYIPPNEPHGYKNEDSETFEFICIIPAKREAIPDDEWAE, encoded by the coding sequence ATGTACATAGGCCATGTTAAGGACACTCCAGAGAAGGAGGTCCCAAATGCCGAAGGAACAACCATAAGATGGCTTATAAGCCCTAAAATAGGAGCAAAGAACTTTGCAATGAGATATTTTGTCATTAAAAAGGGAGGAGAGATACCCATCCACAGTCACGACTGGGAGCACGAAATATTTGTGGTTAAGGGCGAAGGATACCTAACTAAGGATGGAAAGAGTTGGTTTAAGGTAGTCCCTGGGAGTTACATTTACATCCCTCCAAATGAACCACACGGATATAAAAACGAGGATTCCGAAACATTTGAGTTCATCTGCATAATCCCAGCAAAAAGGGAAGCCATACCAGATGATGAATGGGCCGAGTAA
- a CDS encoding hypothetical protein (functions along with aFIB and aL7a; guides 2'-O-methylation of ribose to specific sites in RNAs), with translation MKAFISENVRGIYAFDENGNLIEKRYFTDKPEKVLDQLLKGEITKDLEELLNSLKEKGYDEFVFEHPELSRRAKELGFSATTEFPNIAGERLRSNPEEFLGENWFEEYYKVGVALTRMRIQEQSGARDKMVIQAIEALDDVDKVINLLVARLREWYSLHFPELDELLPKHPQYVAFVKTVGHRDNINEEVLRELGLSEEKIKKILEAKEKTMGAWMDQTDIEVVRQLAEEIDRLYQLRKKLEDYIDRAMDDVAPNLKALVGAKLAARLISLAGGLRELAMMPSSTIQVLGAEKALFRHLRTGAKPPKHGVIYQYPAINRSPWWQRGKIARALAGKLAIAARVDYFSGEYIAEELKKELEARIREIKEKYPKPPKRKREERKGKKPWKKDKKKKKKKEKPRRR, from the coding sequence ATGAAAGCCTTTATTTCAGAGAACGTTAGGGGAATCTACGCATTTGACGAAAATGGGAATTTGATAGAAAAGAGGTACTTCACCGATAAGCCGGAGAAAGTGCTCGACCAGTTGCTCAAAGGGGAAATAACAAAGGATTTAGAGGAACTTCTAAACAGCCTAAAAGAGAAAGGCTACGATGAATTTGTCTTTGAGCACCCAGAACTCAGCAGAAGGGCAAAGGAACTCGGCTTTAGTGCAACAACAGAATTTCCAAACATCGCAGGAGAAAGACTTAGGAGCAACCCAGAAGAGTTCCTGGGAGAGAACTGGTTCGAGGAGTACTACAAGGTTGGAGTAGCCCTAACGAGAATGAGAATCCAAGAGCAGAGTGGTGCAAGAGACAAGATGGTAATTCAAGCAATAGAGGCATTAGATGATGTGGATAAGGTAATCAACCTTCTTGTAGCTAGGTTGAGGGAGTGGTACTCTCTCCACTTCCCAGAGTTGGATGAGCTACTTCCAAAGCACCCACAGTATGTGGCCTTTGTTAAAACGGTCGGACATAGGGATAACATAAACGAAGAGGTGCTCAGGGAACTTGGTCTAAGTGAGGAGAAGATAAAGAAGATTCTCGAGGCCAAGGAGAAAACAATGGGTGCATGGATGGATCAGACTGATATAGAGGTAGTTAGGCAACTTGCAGAGGAAATAGACAGGCTTTATCAGCTCAGAAAGAAGTTGGAGGATTACATAGACAGGGCAATGGACGATGTCGCGCCAAACCTAAAGGCACTGGTTGGAGCAAAGCTCGCTGCAAGGCTAATAAGCTTAGCTGGAGGATTGAGAGAATTGGCAATGATGCCCTCATCAACGATTCAAGTGCTTGGTGCAGAAAAAGCTTTGTTCAGACACTTAAGGACTGGTGCAAAGCCACCAAAGCACGGTGTCATCTACCAATACCCGGCCATAAACCGCTCTCCATGGTGGCAGAGAGGTAAGATAGCTAGAGCTTTAGCCGGAAAGCTAGCCATAGCTGCAAGAGTTGACTACTTCTCGGGAGAATACATAGCTGAAGAGCTTAAGAAGGAGCTAGAGGCTAGGATAAGGGAAATCAAAGAGAAGTATCCAAAGCCGCCAAAGAGGAAGAGAGAAGAAAGAAAAGGCAAGAAACCATGGAAGAAGGATAAGAAAAAGAAGAAAAAGAAGGAAAAGCCCAGAAGGAGGTGA
- a CDS encoding exosome complex RNA-binding protein Csl4, whose product MIEEKKKTVKDGDFVLPGDYLGVIEEYLPGEGVIVEDGNLYSTRAGWVRINKDKVEISLEPASSTPPIPKVGDIVYARVIDIKQQAVLLKMIKIEGKGDREIAMSKLAGIHISQVKDGFVEDLRNEFRIGDIVRARVITDEKSPIQLTTKDPDLGVVYAFCSKCKTPLVRRGNQLVCPKCGNVETRKLSSLYRKVKL is encoded by the coding sequence ATGATAGAAGAAAAGAAGAAAACAGTCAAAGACGGAGATTTTGTACTTCCAGGGGATTATCTCGGAGTAATTGAAGAGTATCTCCCAGGAGAAGGAGTCATAGTTGAGGACGGCAATCTTTACTCTACAAGAGCGGGATGGGTCAGAATTAATAAAGATAAAGTTGAGATAAGCCTAGAACCAGCCTCCAGTACTCCACCAATCCCAAAAGTGGGGGACATCGTGTATGCAAGGGTAATAGACATTAAGCAACAAGCAGTCCTCTTGAAGATGATAAAAATTGAGGGAAAGGGAGACAGGGAAATAGCAATGTCAAAGCTGGCTGGGATACATATCTCTCAAGTAAAAGATGGCTTTGTGGAAGACTTAAGAAATGAATTTAGGATTGGTGATATAGTGAGGGCAAGAGTAATTACAGACGAAAAGAGTCCAATTCAGTTGACCACAAAAGATCCAGATCTTGGAGTAGTGTATGCGTTCTGTTCAAAATGCAAAACTCCCTTAGTGAGGAGAGGAAACCAGTTGGTATGTCCTAAGTGTGGAAACGTGGAGACCAGAAAGTTATCGAGCCTATATAGGAAGGTGAAGCTATGA
- a CDS encoding Lrp/AsnC family transcriptional regulator: protein MPSIDEVDEIILRELSKNGRATLTELSRKVGLTPAAIKNRVEKLEKLGVIKGYSAIIDHSFLGEFLTALIEIELADPESDELSKLIRPILKLENIKDVYKKTGEFQLTIRATFRDVDSLNEFLKKIRRDYLKNMARRIKVSIILENFKEGGVTLL from the coding sequence ATGCCAAGCATTGACGAAGTTGATGAGATAATCCTAAGAGAGCTAAGTAAAAATGGAAGAGCTACGCTTACAGAGCTCAGTAGAAAAGTTGGATTAACGCCTGCTGCAATAAAAAATAGAGTAGAGAAGTTAGAGAAGCTTGGTGTAATTAAGGGGTATTCTGCAATAATTGATCACTCCTTTCTAGGCGAGTTCCTAACAGCTCTAATTGAGATTGAGCTAGCAGATCCAGAGAGTGATGAGTTATCAAAGCTTATAAGGCCTATTTTAAAGCTTGAAAACATTAAGGATGTGTATAAGAAAACTGGAGAGTTTCAGCTGACAATTAGAGCAACATTTAGAGATGTCGATAGCTTAAATGAGTTCCTTAAAAAAATTAGGAGAGATTATTTAAAGAACATGGCAAGGAGGATTAAGGTTTCAATAATACTAGAGAACTTTAAAGAAGGTGGGGTAACTCTCCTATAG
- a CDS encoding DUF4910 domain-containing protein, which produces MQFDAKNVFYNVVEISKFHRIQGSSGLVEAAKYIYDRVKELGLEVEFLADIYDGKTIHLTLPSPIAWDVVEGELEIGETKLTIKDSPLLVMAHSPSGEFEGEVVPILNEDDWEKAEGKIVLVGEKWRNAYERANEVGAKGFIAYRKGTGNAFPYIGLFLTKEDLKWAKIPAVAVPETIANEIISKAKKGGVKAKGRVVTEIKDREILPIVYAKVGEPPYLLFSAHICHPKPGANDNASGSAMLIEIARVLKDKYGRVGFAFLWIPEYHGTQAFIPRANLEEIYANINLDMVGGSEDRAKSTIMLVKTPLSRFSVISGVLEMYLEKFNSGGKTFSGNKLPLMKLRTYPYEMGSDHDIFNFFGVPGTMPITWPDKFYHTSADTPEKLSLESLEIIGKAVVSTADFLANGKKEEIERVARGYLMKYLGELSIERKLEVAELLAMNGLSRDSKFLGLSMGQEISEEGWVEWTRKGLVSVRFPQENNQRKGEEFERLVEDDRMTSCYISLGVPIVSEVLPEEKAWKALRDEYGKVNEEKVKRAIEILADLGVIKAR; this is translated from the coding sequence ATGCAGTTTGATGCAAAAAATGTATTTTATAATGTTGTTGAAATATCTAAGTTCCACAGAATTCAAGGTTCTAGCGGTTTAGTAGAGGCGGCTAAATACATATATGACAGAGTTAAGGAACTTGGGTTGGAAGTGGAGTTCTTGGCGGATATTTACGATGGAAAGACAATTCACCTAACTCTCCCCTCTCCAATCGCTTGGGATGTAGTTGAGGGAGAACTAGAGATTGGTGAAACTAAGCTAACGATAAAAGACTCTCCCCTCCTGGTGATGGCCCATTCCCCAAGTGGCGAATTTGAGGGGGAAGTAGTTCCGATTCTAAATGAAGATGACTGGGAAAAGGCTGAAGGAAAAATTGTTTTGGTTGGAGAAAAATGGAGAAATGCCTATGAGAGGGCTAATGAGGTTGGAGCCAAAGGATTTATAGCATATAGGAAAGGAACTGGGAATGCCTTTCCCTATATAGGGCTCTTTTTAACAAAAGAAGATCTTAAATGGGCCAAAATCCCAGCAGTTGCAGTTCCTGAAACCATTGCAAATGAGATAATATCAAAGGCCAAGAAGGGAGGAGTAAAAGCTAAAGGTAGGGTAGTTACGGAGATAAAGGACAGAGAAATACTCCCAATTGTCTATGCAAAAGTTGGGGAGCCTCCTTATCTGCTCTTCTCTGCCCATATCTGCCATCCAAAGCCAGGAGCCAATGATAATGCTTCAGGGAGCGCTATGTTAATTGAGATTGCAAGGGTATTAAAAGATAAGTATGGAAGAGTTGGATTTGCATTTCTCTGGATTCCCGAGTATCATGGAACTCAAGCATTCATTCCAAGGGCAAATTTAGAGGAAATTTATGCAAACATAAACCTAGATATGGTTGGGGGTAGTGAGGATAGAGCGAAATCCACAATAATGCTTGTAAAAACGCCTCTTTCACGGTTCTCAGTTATTTCAGGAGTTTTGGAAATGTACCTTGAGAAGTTCAACTCCGGAGGGAAGACATTTTCTGGGAATAAACTCCCACTAATGAAGCTGAGGACTTATCCATATGAAATGGGCAGTGACCATGACATATTCAACTTCTTTGGAGTCCCTGGGACAATGCCAATAACTTGGCCAGACAAATTCTATCACACCTCAGCCGATACTCCAGAAAAGTTGAGCCTCGAGAGCCTTGAGATTATTGGAAAGGCCGTTGTATCGACTGCAGACTTTTTAGCTAATGGGAAAAAGGAGGAAATTGAGAGAGTGGCGAGGGGGTATCTAATGAAGTACTTGGGAGAGCTCTCAATTGAGAGAAAGCTTGAAGTTGCTGAGCTTTTGGCCATGAACGGACTTTCTAGGGATTCTAAATTCTTAGGATTATCCATGGGCCAGGAGATTAGTGAAGAAGGTTGGGTTGAGTGGACTAGGAAGGGATTAGTGAGTGTAAGGTTCCCTCAAGAGAATAACCAAAGAAAGGGTGAAGAATTTGAGCGCTTAGTTGAAGATGACAGAATGACTAGCTGTTACATTTCATTGGGAGTCCCAATTGTAAGCGAAGTCCTACCCGAAGAAAAAGCCTGGAAGGCATTAAGAGATGAATACGGAAAAGTAAATGAAGAGAAAGTTAAAAGAGCGATAGAGATCCTTGCAGACCTGGGAGTAATAAAAGCTAGGTAG
- a CDS encoding fibrillarin-like rRNA/tRNA 2'-O-methyltransferase: MVEVKKHKFPGVYVVIDDDGSEKIATKNLVPGQRVYGERVIKWEGEEYRIWNPHRSKLGAAIVNGLKNFPIKPGKSVLYLGIASGTTASHVSDIVGWEGKIYGIEFSPRVLRELVPIVEERRNIIPILGDATKPEEYRALVTKVDVIFEDVAQPTQAKILIDNAKAYLKRGGYGMIAVKSRSIDVTKEPEQVFKEVERELSEYFEVIERLNLEPYEKDHALFVVRKP; encoded by the coding sequence ATGGTTGAGGTTAAAAAGCACAAGTTCCCTGGGGTCTACGTAGTTATTGACGATGACGGGAGCGAGAAGATAGCAACGAAGAACCTAGTCCCAGGGCAGAGGGTTTACGGTGAGAGGGTTATAAAGTGGGAAGGAGAGGAATACAGAATATGGAATCCTCACCGCTCAAAGCTCGGGGCAGCTATAGTTAACGGCCTAAAGAACTTCCCGATAAAGCCAGGAAAGAGCGTTCTCTACCTAGGAATAGCCAGCGGTACTACGGCATCCCACGTAAGCGACATAGTTGGCTGGGAAGGAAAAATCTATGGAATAGAGTTCTCTCCAAGAGTTCTTAGAGAGCTCGTTCCGATTGTAGAGGAGAGAAGGAATATAATCCCAATCCTAGGAGATGCAACAAAGCCAGAAGAGTACAGGGCATTGGTCACGAAAGTTGATGTGATTTTTGAGGATGTTGCCCAACCAACCCAAGCAAAGATACTCATAGACAATGCTAAGGCATACCTCAAGAGAGGCGGTTATGGAATGATAGCTGTGAAGAGCAGGAGCATTGACGTAACTAAGGAGCCAGAACAGGTCTTTAAGGAAGTTGAAAGGGAACTTTCAGAGTACTTCGAGGTCATTGAAAGGTTAAACCTTGAGCCATATGAAAAGGACCACGCTCTGTTCGTTGTCAGAAAGCCTTAA
- a CDS encoding DNA-directed RNA polymerase subunit L: MKIEVIKKEENLLEFYLEGEDHTFANLLVETLRENPHVKFTAYTIEHPITMARKPRFRVVTDGEITPEEALEEAAKKIFERAKEVLEAWEKAVKS, from the coding sequence ATGAAGATAGAAGTGATAAAGAAGGAAGAGAATCTGCTTGAATTTTATCTGGAAGGAGAAGACCATACATTTGCAAACTTATTGGTCGAGACCCTAAGAGAAAATCCACACGTAAAGTTCACAGCATACACAATAGAACACCCAATAACAATGGCAAGAAAGCCCAGGTTTAGGGTAGTTACCGATGGGGAAATAACGCCAGAAGAAGCCCTAGAAGAGGCAGCAAAGAAGATTTTTGAAAGAGCAAAAGAAGTTTTAGAGGCATGGGAGAAGGCGGTGAAGAGCTGA
- a CDS encoding DEAD/DEAH box helicase codes for MLIVVRPGRKKNELEAFIIENPPEKLSQRRNLKADRVVRLIMRDNRLFKALEGSQYLNPKEVERALRNSRIVLVNANEWEEYFKKRLMNKRVEKADICRLCLLNGKITVLTEGNRIRYRDEYICESCAEEELKRELRFRFNSIGMLEQAKKLLERFRDLDKVISIFDPSFDPTKHPEITKWDELKAKHIRVEKMHIDELNIPEEFKKVLKAEGINELLPVQVLAIKNGLLEGENLLVVSATASGKTLIGELAGIPKALKGKKMLFLVPLVALANQKYEDFKRRYSKLGLKVAIRVGMSRIKTKEEPIVLDTGTDAHIIVGTYEGIDYLLRAGKKIGNVGTVVIDEIHMLDDEERGARLDGLIARLRKLYSNAQFIGLSATVGNPQELARKLGMKLVLYDERPVDLERHLIIARNESEKWRYIAKLCKAEAMRKSEKGFKGQTIVFTFSRRRCHELASFLTGQGLKAKAYHSGLPYVQRKLTEMEFQAQMIDVVVTTAALGAGVDFPASQVIFESLAMGNKWITVREFHQMLGRAGRPQYHEKGKVYIIVEPGKKYSAQMEGTEDEVALKLLTSPIEPVIVEWSDEFEEDNVLAHACVFNRLKVIEEVQSLCLGANQSAKNVLEKLMEKGLVKIYGDKVEATPYGRAVSMSFLLPREAEFIRDNLESTDPIEIAIKLLPFENVYLPGSLQREIESAVRGKISSNIFSSSFASVLEELDKIIPEISPNAAERLFLIYQDFFNCPEQDCTEFAMERIGRKIIDLRREGYEPSKISEHFRKVYALILYPGDVFTWLDGIVRKLEAIERIARVFNKRRVVEDTIRVRREIEEGKILKGERR; via the coding sequence ATGTTAATAGTTGTAAGACCAGGAAGAAAAAAGAATGAGCTCGAGGCTTTTATAATTGAAAACCCTCCAGAAAAGCTCTCTCAAAGAAGAAATTTAAAAGCTGATAGGGTAGTTAGGCTCATAATGAGAGATAATAGACTTTTTAAAGCTCTTGAAGGAAGTCAGTATTTAAATCCAAAGGAAGTGGAGAGAGCCCTTAGAAATTCAAGGATAGTTCTGGTGAATGCCAACGAGTGGGAAGAGTACTTTAAGAAGAGGTTAATGAACAAAAGAGTTGAAAAAGCTGACATCTGTAGGCTCTGCCTTCTCAATGGGAAGATTACAGTACTCACTGAGGGAAACAGGATAAGATACAGAGATGAATACATATGTGAAAGTTGTGCCGAGGAGGAGTTGAAGAGAGAGTTAAGATTTCGATTTAATTCCATAGGAATGCTTGAACAGGCAAAGAAGCTTTTAGAGAGATTCAGAGATTTAGACAAGGTGATTTCAATTTTTGATCCATCCTTTGACCCCACTAAGCATCCAGAGATAACAAAATGGGATGAGCTAAAGGCCAAGCATATAAGGGTCGAGAAGATGCATATAGATGAGCTCAACATCCCCGAAGAATTCAAAAAAGTTCTAAAGGCCGAAGGAATAAACGAACTACTCCCCGTTCAGGTGCTAGCGATTAAAAACGGCCTCCTAGAGGGGGAGAATTTATTGGTGGTTTCAGCAACTGCGAGTGGAAAAACTCTAATCGGAGAGCTTGCAGGTATTCCTAAGGCTCTAAAGGGAAAGAAAATGCTGTTCCTAGTTCCTCTAGTAGCTTTAGCAAACCAAAAGTACGAGGACTTCAAGAGAAGATACTCAAAGCTTGGATTAAAAGTAGCCATTAGAGTCGGAATGAGCAGGATAAAGACCAAGGAAGAGCCAATAGTTCTGGATACTGGAACAGATGCACACATAATAGTGGGGACTTACGAAGGAATAGACTACCTTCTCAGAGCTGGTAAAAAGATAGGAAACGTTGGAACGGTTGTAATAGATGAAATACACATGCTCGATGATGAGGAGAGAGGAGCTAGGCTAGATGGGCTCATTGCAAGGTTAAGGAAGCTCTATTCAAATGCCCAATTTATTGGGCTTTCAGCAACCGTAGGAAACCCTCAGGAGTTAGCCAGGAAGCTAGGGATGAAACTAGTGCTTTACGATGAAAGGCCCGTTGACTTAGAGAGGCATTTAATAATTGCGAGAAATGAGAGTGAGAAGTGGAGGTATATAGCTAAGCTGTGCAAAGCCGAGGCCATGAGAAAGAGCGAGAAGGGATTCAAGGGGCAGACGATAGTATTTACATTTTCAAGGAGAAGATGCCATGAGCTTGCCTCATTCCTAACGGGGCAGGGATTGAAGGCTAAGGCCTACCACTCGGGCCTCCCCTATGTTCAGAGAAAGCTTACCGAAATGGAGTTTCAAGCTCAAATGATTGATGTAGTTGTAACAACAGCTGCTTTAGGAGCGGGAGTTGATTTTCCAGCATCCCAAGTCATCTTCGAAAGCTTGGCCATGGGAAACAAGTGGATAACAGTTAGGGAGTTTCACCAAATGCTTGGCAGGGCTGGAAGGCCACAGTACCATGAGAAAGGTAAAGTTTACATAATAGTCGAGCCTGGGAAAAAGTACTCAGCTCAGATGGAGGGAACTGAAGATGAAGTCGCCCTCAAGCTCTTGACTTCACCCATAGAACCAGTAATTGTTGAGTGGAGCGATGAATTTGAAGAGGATAATGTCTTAGCTCATGCCTGTGTGTTTAATAGACTTAAAGTTATTGAAGAAGTTCAATCCCTCTGCCTGGGAGCAAACCAAAGTGCTAAAAATGTTTTGGAAAAACTTATGGAAAAGGGGCTCGTCAAAATATATGGAGATAAAGTTGAAGCAACCCCATATGGAAGGGCGGTGAGCATGAGTTTCCTACTTCCTAGGGAGGCAGAGTTCATCAGAGATAACTTGGAGAGCACTGATCCAATTGAGATAGCAATTAAACTGCTACCGTTCGAAAACGTTTACCTCCCAGGATCGCTCCAGAGGGAAATAGAGTCAGCTGTTAGAGGAAAGATAAGCTCAAACATCTTTTCAAGCTCCTTTGCATCAGTGCTAGAAGAGCTTGACAAGATTATACCCGAAATAAGCCCAAATGCTGCAGAAAGGCTATTCCTAATATACCAAGATTTCTTCAACTGCCCAGAGCAAGACTGTACGGAGTTTGCAATGGAGAGAATTGGGAGAAAGATCATTGACTTAAGAAGAGAGGGATACGAGCCCTCAAAAATCTCTGAGCACTTTAGGAAGGTCTATGCATTAATATTATACCCTGGAGATGTTTTTACATGGTTAGACGGAATTGTGAGAAAACTCGAGGCAATTGAAAGAATAGCCCGAGTGTTCAATAAGAGAAGAGTGGTAGAAGACACAATCAGGGTTAGAAGGGAAATTGAAGAAGGAAAAATTTTGAAGGGTGAGAGACGATGA
- a CDS encoding riboflavin synthase: MFSGIIEGMGRANFRNNRLYVEMPFPVKPGDSIAVNGVCLTVISFDGRVAVFDVGEETLSRTNLREAKIVNLERALPFGGRVNGHLVTGHVDGTVRFLTSKRGRNTTRMAFEMPPEEWGVVEKGSIALNGVSLTVAKVEERRFWIQVIPYTLKNTNLGILKPGEKVNYEIDIVAKYLRALLHR, from the coding sequence ATGTTTAGTGGAATAATTGAGGGAATGGGAAGAGCAAATTTTCGGAACAATAGGCTTTACGTAGAAATGCCCTTCCCAGTTAAACCTGGAGATAGCATTGCGGTAAATGGTGTCTGCCTAACTGTTATCTCCTTTGATGGGAGAGTCGCAGTATTCGACGTAGGAGAGGAAACTCTTTCTAGAACAAATCTACGGGAGGCAAAAATAGTAAACTTAGAAAGGGCCCTTCCTTTTGGAGGAAGGGTAAACGGACACCTTGTCACAGGGCACGTGGACGGAACTGTAAGGTTTTTAACGTCAAAAAGAGGCAGAAACACAACCAGGATGGCATTTGAGATGCCTCCCGAAGAATGGGGAGTTGTGGAAAAAGGTTCAATTGCCCTAAACGGAGTTTCTTTAACAGTTGCAAAAGTAGAAGAGAGGAGATTCTGGATTCAAGTGATTCCATATACCCTAAAAAATACAAATCTAGGAATTCTTAAACCAGGCGAAAAGGTAAATTATGAAATTGACATTGTAGCGAAATACCTTAGAGCCCTCCTCCATAGATAA
- a CDS encoding glycosyltransferase, with protein MKVSVIIPTYNERENLEELFSRIDNALQGLNYEIVVVDDDSPDRTWEKAQELSSKYPVKVIRRTKEKGLSSAVIRGFKEASGDVFVVMDADLQHPPEVIPKLIEAIKNGSDIAIGSRYVKGGKVENWPFYRKLISKGAIMVGRIALPKIRDIKDPVSGFFALRKEVVEGVELNPIGFKILMEILIKGKYSKVVEVPFTFGIRARGESKLKGKTIFEYLRHIYRLMKWEGEIDRIVKFSIVGLSGILVNEGFLWLFVNLGIPKEIAVIPAVELSILNNFFWNDIWTFKDIRRGSIFSRLLKFHIAALSGAVVNFIVYWILLFLGIHYLIANLVGIVLSFGVRYVINRHVTWAT; from the coding sequence ATGAAGGTATCAGTGATAATACCCACATATAATGAGAGGGAAAATCTTGAGGAGCTCTTTTCTAGGATTGATAATGCATTACAAGGTCTTAATTATGAAATAGTTGTTGTAGATGACGATTCTCCAGACAGGACATGGGAAAAGGCCCAGGAGCTAAGTTCAAAGTATCCAGTAAAGGTTATTAGAAGAACCAAGGAAAAAGGCCTATCATCAGCTGTAATAAGGGGATTTAAAGAGGCCAGCGGCGATGTCTTTGTCGTGATGGATGCAGACCTTCAGCATCCACCAGAAGTAATTCCAAAGCTTATTGAGGCAATAAAAAACGGGTCAGATATAGCGATTGGAAGTAGGTACGTTAAAGGGGGAAAAGTAGAGAACTGGCCTTTCTACAGGAAGTTAATCTCCAAGGGAGCGATAATGGTTGGGAGAATTGCCCTGCCAAAAATTAGAGACATAAAGGACCCAGTAAGCGGATTTTTTGCACTAAGGAAGGAAGTCGTCGAAGGAGTTGAGCTAAACCCCATAGGCTTTAAGATTTTAATGGAGATTCTAATAAAAGGGAAGTACAGCAAGGTCGTTGAAGTTCCCTTCACATTTGGAATTAGAGCAAGGGGGGAGAGCAAGCTCAAAGGAAAAACCATATTCGAATACTTGAGGCATATTTATAGACTTATGAAATGGGAGGGAGAAATTGATAGAATAGTGAAGTTCTCGATAGTAGGACTTTCTGGCATTTTAGTCAATGAGGGATTTCTCTGGCTCTTTGTCAACCTGGGAATTCCTAAGGAAATAGCCGTAATTCCAGCCGTTGAGTTATCGATACTCAACAACTTCTTCTGGAACGATATATGGACATTCAAAGATATAAGGAGAGGAAGCATATTCTCAAGACTATTAAAGTTCCACATAGCTGCTCTTAGCGGAGCTGTTGTAAACTTCATAGTCTATTGGATCCTCCTCTTCCTGGGAATTCACTACTTAATTGCAAACCTAGTGGGAATTGTCCTTTCCTTTGGAGTTAGGTACGTAATTAATAGGCACGTAACTTGGGCTACCTAG
- a CDS encoding transcriptional regulator, translating into MGQHKSIERLEELLKVIGLKKNEIRIYKLLLEKKKNMMIKEIQKELGISERSVRAHVLSLYKKGLLKRTLVQRGWLGYAYTAVSPSELLKKIKETILRNIEEIEKELKDDE; encoded by the coding sequence ATGGGACAACACAAGAGTATAGAGAGGCTGGAAGAGTTACTAAAAGTAATTGGTCTGAAAAAGAACGAGATCAGGATATATAAGCTTCTCCTCGAAAAGAAAAAGAATATGATGATTAAAGAGATACAAAAAGAGCTAGGAATAAGTGAGAGAAGTGTAAGGGCCCATGTACTAAGTCTCTACAAAAAGGGATTGCTCAAGAGAACACTAGTCCAAAGAGGGTGGCTAGGTTATGCATATACCGCAGTTTCTCCATCCGAACTTCTCAAAAAGATTAAGGAAACGATACTCAGAAACATAGAGGAGATAGAAAAGGAGTTAAAAGACGATGAATAA